GAACACTCCAAAGCATTCTGAAATGCAGCTTCAATCTCATTTTCTACTTTAATGAATGTTTGTCCACGAGAACCACCCGAATCAACAGGCTTTACGATTAATTCATTGTGTTTTAAAAAATCAAAAATATCTTGAGGATTATCATCCTTCTTGAGAATTCTGAAATCTGGATGAGGCAAACTCAACTTCTTTTGAAGATTCCTGAAAAGTCCTTTATCTTGTAATATTAATGCCGCATCCATAGGATTACCAGGTAAATTTAGCTCTTTGGCTACATAGGAAACAGTTTCTACAGCTGCATTTGCAGCATAAGTCATAATTGCATCAATTTTATATTTTTTAGCCGCTTCTAATACTTTTTCTTTATCAATAGTAGAAATATTTAAAGATAAATCGCTATATGAATGACCAATCTGAGAGAGATCATTACTAAGAGTAATAACATTACACCCTAAATACTTAGCTTTTTTTATTGCTGGTAATTGATAATCAGTTGCTCCTAAGAATAACAATCTCTTAAATTTAAATTCCATTAATGAATCTCCCAAATTTTATTTATTCAGTAGAATATTCTACGAAAAGATTTTACATCGTCATTAAAATCATCTAATTTATCTAATGATTTCTTATTAGTCTCAATGCTAATCATATAGTCAATAATCAATCTTTTCTTTAATTTATTAAAATCCATATTACCTTTCCCAATATTAAAATGATCATCATATGGTGTAGTAGTATCTGTATCAGATAAATGCAACATTTCAGGCTTCAATATCAAAAAATCATCGATCATGTTCCAATAATCAATTTTATAGTGTACTGCTGCAGCTATAGCATGACCTATATCTAAAACAAAACCTACATTGCACCTTCTTTTGATATATTCTATCTCTTCTGGTTTAACACCAATAAAATGATCAATAATTGTATCATTTGAAACAATCGCAGGAACATTCTCAATTAGGATTCTATCATCATCTATTTGATTCAACTGTTTTATTGTTTCATCAATACTTCCATTTGCTTCGCAATGTACTATAATTTTATTTGCTGTCAATGCATCCGCATAAGTTTGTACTTTTTTGAAAATCTTTAAATTATTTTCTAATTCATATTTATCAGCTAAGTTAAATCCGTGTGCCATATGAGGAGAATGAATTACATATGGTATCGATAATTTTTCCCAGTAAGCTAACTTATTTTCTGTCCCTGGAACATAATATAATTCGATGTAATCAATATAGCCTTCCTCAATTAGTCTTTTTGCCTCATTTAGGTAATTATCTGTATTGATTGACCAAATTTTTAATCCCAATTTATGCAATTGTACAGTACCTCCGCTATTTTCCAATCTTCTAATGTATCGATATCTCTTACTTTACTCTCAGGAATTTCAAAACCATGTGTATTATCGGTAATAATAAGCTTATTTTTGATAAAATGAGTCACATTAAACCAATAGAATTGCCCTGAATCATGATACATCGGTTGCA
This portion of the Oceanispirochaeta sp. M1 genome encodes:
- a CDS encoding TIM barrel protein, which codes for MENSGGTVQLHKLGLKIWSINTDNYLNEAKRLIEEGYIDYIELYYVPGTENKLAYWEKLSIPYVIHSPHMAHGFNLADKYELENNLKIFKKVQTYADALTANKIIVHCEANGSIDETIKQLNQIDDDRILIENVPAIVSNDTIIDHFIGVKPEEIEYIKRRCNVGFVLDIGHAIAAAVHYKIDYWNMIDDFLILKPEMLHLSDTDTTTPYDDHFNIGKGNMDFNKLKKRLIIDYMISIETNKKSLDKLDDFNDDVKSFRRIFY